The genomic window GACACCCGAGGTCCGCGTACACCGTCGACGACTATTTTCGCGTCGACTCGGTCGGCGAGAACGGTCAGTGCGGGAACCGCGCCCGATGGGAAAACCGCGCACCGGGATGCGTTGTCGTGCTCGATCTTGTTCGTCGGATCCATGTCGGTCAGCGGCGACATCGTGAAGATGCCCGCCGGCGTCGGCAAGCCCAAATCGCGCAGCATCAACGAGACCATGAAGGCCAGATAGCCGCCCGCAGAATCACCCGCGATGAAGATCTGATCCGGCCGGTACCCGGAGTCCAGCAGGAAGCGGTAGCCGTCGACGCCGTCCTCCACCGCGTGGGCAATGGGGTTTCGCGGCATCATCCGGTAGTCGACCGACAGAACAGGCCCGTCGACGCTCTGTGAGACACGCGAGGTGAGGCGACGGTGGGTGTTCAGGCCGCAACAGACGAAGGCGCCGCCGTGCAGGTAGAGCACGACCCGGTCGTTGCTCACGCCCTCGGCGCGGATCCATTCGGCCTTGCAATCGGCGAGCATCACCGTGCTGACCTTGGTGCCTTTGAGCGGGGGGACCAGCATTCCTGCGTAGTCGACGAGCCCCATCGGCCACGGCAGATCGGGCGCTTTGGACCACACGGTGAGAAACGGTCGGACCGTGAGCTGCAGGTATGTAGCGAGTGCGCGGGAGCCGAGGCTTCTGCCGTGCACGTCCAGCCTGGTCGAGCTGCTGGTAGACGGCTGACTCGGTGCGGAGAGCACGGTGGTCATCGTCCTCGCCTCCTCTCGTACGCTTACTTGGGACTCTCTGTAACGGACAATAACCGGTGACCTAGGTTGTCTAAACGTGGGATCGTGTTCGATGTCACACCGTGATCGAAACTAGGCGTAAAGGTGATCGCACATGGCGCTCATGCCCGTTACCGAATCGATGTTCTTGATCGCGGAGTCCAGAGAACACCCCATGC from Rhodococcus sp. P1Y includes these protein-coding regions:
- a CDS encoding alpha/beta hydrolase — protein: MTTVLSAPSQPSTSSSTRLDVHGRSLGSRALATYLQLTVRPFLTVWSKAPDLPWPMGLVDYAGMLVPPLKGTKVSTVMLADCKAEWIRAEGVSNDRVVLYLHGGAFVCCGLNTHRRLTSRVSQSVDGPVLSVDYRMMPRNPIAHAVEDGVDGYRFLLDSGYRPDQIFIAGDSAGGYLAFMVSLMLRDLGLPTPAGIFTMSPLTDMDPTNKIEHDNASRCAVFPSGAVPALTVLADRVDAKIVVDGVRGPRVSPVDADLTGLPPVLIQAGSSEMVLADAELMADRLDAAGVDCELEVWEGQVHVFQAADFLPEAHRALRKIGRFVKSRRAIPVAQDSA